One Cucurbita pepo subsp. pepo cultivar mu-cu-16 chromosome LG09, ASM280686v2, whole genome shotgun sequence DNA window includes the following coding sequences:
- the LOC111801883 gene encoding BES1/BZR1 homolog protein 4-like has translation MTSGNRMPTWKERENNKRRERRRRAIAAKIFLGLRMYGNYKLPKHCDNNEVLKALCNEAGWTVEEDGTTYRKGCKPVERDIMGGSASASPCSSYQPSPFTSYNPSPASSSFPSPTSSRYAIIGNGNTADPNSLIPWLKNLSSGSSSASSRLPHYNHYITGGSISAPVSPPSSSPTARTPRKPNDWDNHPAAAPAWAAQHFSCMATPPSPGRQALPDSAWPDNMRIPQSGPSSPTFSLVARNPFGFKEAMSAGGSRNWTPAQSGTCSPTVTAGADHTSDVLMTDESVAEFAFGSCSVGLVKPWEGERIHEECISDDLELTLGNSRTRVNPVTSS, from the exons ATGACATCAGGGAACAGAATGCCGACTTGGAAGGAGAGGGAGAATAACAAGCGGCGGGAGAGGCGCCGCCGTGCGATCGCCGCTAAGATCTTTCTCGGTTTGCGAATGTATGGCAACTACAAGCTTCCCAAGCACTGCGACAATAATGAGGTCCTCAAAGCCCTCTGCAATGAAGCTGGATGGACTGTTGAGGAAGACGGTACTACCTATCGGAAG GGATGCAAGCCTGTGGAACGTGATATCATGGGTGGATCAGCTTCTGCAAGTCCATGTTCATCGTACCAGCCGAGCCCATTTACGTCTTATAACCCAAGTCctgcatcttcttccttcccaAGCCCCACCTCTTCCCGTTACGCCATTATAGGCAATGGCAATACTGCCGATCCCAATTCCCTCATCCCATGGCTGAAGAACCTCTCCTCAGGTTCATCATCAGCTTCTTCCCGGCTGCCTCATTACAATCATTACATAACTGGTGGCTCTATAAGTGCACCTGTCAGCCCTCCATCGAGCTCCCCAACTGCTCGAACACCCAGAAAACCAAATGATTGGGACAATCATCCTGCAGCTGCTCCAGCTTGGGCAGCACAGCACTTCTCATGCATGGCGACCCCACCAAGCCCTGGACGTCAGGCATTGCCTGATTCGGCATGGCCTGATAATATGCGGATTCCTCAAAGTGGACCATCGTCTCCAACCTTCAGCCTTGTGGCAAGGAATCCATTTGGATTCAAGGAGGCAATGTCTGCTGGAGGATCTCGTAACTGGACTCCTGCACAGAGTGGGACATGCTCGCCCACGGTCACTGCAGGCGCCGATCATACTTCAGATGTTCTAATGACAGATGAAAGTGTGGCGGAGTTTGCCTTCGGAAGTTGTTCGGTTGGGTTAGTGAAGCCttgggaaggagagagaattCATGAGGAATGCATCTCTGATGATCTTGAACTTACACTTGGGAATTCAAGAACAAGGGTTAATCCAGTTACATCCTCTTAA
- the LOC111801429 gene encoding endoglucanase 9-like has protein sequence MRYTRPVSECDAWASDLAGEVVAALSAASLVFKEDNNYSGELAKAAEKLFEQVTKLDPSEQGTYTLVDSCGGEARNFYNSSGFMDELIWAGTWLFFATGNASYLAYSTDSVWFQLARTEVASIDQGIFDWNNKFSATAVT, from the coding sequence ATGAGATATACGAGACCTGTTTCGGAGTGTGATGCCTGGGCTTCAGATCTCGCTGGAGAGGTTGTCGCAGCGTTATCGGCTGCATCGTTAGTATTCAAAGAAGATAACAACTATTCAGGAGAATTAGCAAAAGCTGCAGAGAAATTGTTTGAGCAAGTGACTAAATTAGACCCAAGTGAGCAAGGAACTTATACCTTAGTTGATTCATGTGGAGGAGAAGCAAGAAACTTCTACAACTCATCAGGTTTCATGGATGAATTGATATGGGCAGGAACTTGGTTGTTCTTTGCAACCGGAAACGCTTCATATCTTGCATATTCTACTGATTCTGTCTGGTTTCAGTTAGCACGGACCGAGGTAGCAAGTATTGACCAAGGGATTTTCGATTGGAACAATAAGTTCAGTGCAACAGCGGTAACTTGA
- the LOC111801882 gene encoding uncharacterized protein LOC111801882, protein MEEKHPSSPTNSRAIDTLASDFPELHPDSISDDSPSPLGYPKLDSFQEQYISLGPPCSSREKIVEPRDSDSESLQSIGEVQKSCDQNRGNCFYYDSPLLEDTGVWIPISVPPMSETDHEEWAKGFHLNGGCFPDGESGWSQCFEGEKELTMWDVMVEMLLAARGKVGSLASTSNNGCRFSWISSHLVEQALNELAHSLTEANFGNIKEILEAEPPRWLSDSAAASCMLCGVKFHPIMCSRHHCRFCGGIFCGGCSRGRSLLPVKFRVADPQRVCDVCNVRLESVQPYLMDKVSNAAQLPTQDLTDLSTLRSWLNFPWGQSMEYEIYKATNTIRAYNKVGSLKPEKLIPDAILGQAKGLAIITAVKVGAVVTYNVGTGLVVARREDGSWSPPSAISTIGMGWGAQIGGELTDFIIVLRTIDAVNAFSGHMHLAIGAGVSAAVGVIGRTAEADVRAGDGGFGSCYTYSCSKGAFVGCSLKGSIVTTRTRENARFYGNQSITANDILLGSLPRPPAAAILYNALADLYLKIDK, encoded by the exons ATGGAGGAGAAACATCCGTCTTCTCCGACTAATTCCCGAGCAATCGACACTTTGGCTTCCGATTTTCCCGAGCTCCATCCGGATTCTATTTCTGACGATTCCCCTTCTCCTCTG GGCTATCCAAAACTTGATTCTTTTCAAGAGCAGTACATTTCGTTAGGCCCCCCGTGTTCTTCAAgagaaaaaattgttgaacCTAGGGACAGTGATTCTGAGTCACTCCAAAGCATTGGGGAAGTGCAAAAATCTTGTGATCAGAACAGGGGGAATTGCTTCTATTACGATTCGCCTCTGTTGGAAGATACTGGAGTCTGGATACCCATTTCTGTTCCACCCATGTCTGAAACTGATCATGAAGAGTGGGCCAAAGGTTTTCACTTAAACGGTGGTTGCTTTCCTGATGGCGAATCGGGGTGGAGCCAGTGCTTTGAGGGAGAAAAAGAGTTGACAATGTGGGATGTGATGGTAGAAATGTTGCTTGCAGCTCGAGGAAAAGTTGGTTCGCTGGCTTCCACGAGTAACAATGGGTGTAGGTTTTCATGGATATCTAGTCATCTTGTGGAGCAAGCTTTGAATGAATTGGCTCATTCTCTTACTGAAGCAAATTTTGGAAATATAAAGGAAATTCTTGAAGCTGAGCCTCCTAGATGGTTGTCTGATAGTGCTGCTGCTTCTTGCATGCTATGTGGTGTGAAGTTTCATCCAATCATGTGCTCCAGGCACCATTGCCGATTTTGTGGTGGAATATTTTGTGGGGGTTGCTCCAGAGGAAGGAGCTTGCTGCCTGTAAAATTTCGTGTTGCAGATCCACAACGAGTATGCGATGTATGTAATGTACGGCTTGAATCTGTGCAACCATATTTAATGGACAAAGTGAGTAACGCTGCACAGCTACCAACCCAAGACCTGACGGACCTTAGTACATTAAGGTCATGGTTAAACTTTCCTTGGGGACAGTCAATGGAATATGAGATCTATAAAGCAACAAACACCATTCGAGCTTATAACAAG GTGGGTTCTTTAAAGCCTGAGAAGCTAATTCCAGATGCAATTCTAGGACAAGCAAAAGGTCTAGCAATTATTACTGCGGTCAAAGTGGGAGCAGTGGTGACTTACAATGTAGGAACGGGTCTCGTAGTTGCACGTAGAGAAGATGGCTCGTGGTCTCCTCCATCTGCAATTTCAACTATTGGTATGGGCTGGGGAGCTCAG ATTGGAGGAGAACTGACCGACTTTATAATTGTCTTGCGGACAATTGATGCTGTCAATGCATTCAGTGGTCATATGCATCTGGCAATCGGGGCTGGCGTGAGCGCTGCAGTTGGAGTCATCGGAAGGACAGCTGAAGCCGATGTACGAGCTGGTGACGGTGGTTTTGGCTCCTGTTATACATATAGTTGTAGTAAAG GTGCATTTGTTGGATGTTCACTAAAAGGAAGTATTGTTACCACTCGAACACGAGAAAATGCTCGATTCTACGGCAATCAGTCAATAACTGCCAACGACATTCTCCTCGGTTCACTCCCAAGACCACCTGCAGCTGCCATTCTGTATAACGCTCTCGCCGATCTATATCTGAAGATTGATAAATGA